A region from the Rufibacter sp. DG15C genome encodes:
- a CDS encoding ice-binding family protein, which produces MKKILHLIAALFAISISTNAQTQNAPGLGAAQEFAVLASGSVVNTGSTLVYADLGTSPGNVILGFPPGIVLGEIRPGGVEPAAAQVDARKAYDFLATLTPTSNMTGQQLGKGFSRTPEAVAGTVLGPGVYRFDGDARLKGQLRLDGKGNPNAVFVIQVNGDLIVDEGSVISVQNGAQPKNIFFRVTGNVVVGNQGLVGTSSALKGNVLVQNNITLSNGTTHEGRLLSLGGNVVLNNNTVFLPLIVETDLAITKTADRSEVAVGDTITYTITVRNQGPDDATGVQVVETLPSSLAFIDYTSFRDNVPATFAYNATTSTFTIGNLAFGETATIKLRVRVLSSGNLVNRVRVIGNEPDPDKDDDEDEEPVVVPGVVTDLQTIKTVDKTRANVGDALTYTIVARNNGPNAATGVIIRDVLPIGQINITGQTSTNGTNLDITTGVWTIGNLASGQSVTLTINATITGTGTIVNTAIIRGNQADQQPANNTSTVVTVVTPGVGPGAMADLQVQKTVNKTRASVGDALVYTVTARNLGPDNATGVTVRDVLPLSQIDLVGNVTVSTGTYNATTGIWTIGNLAVGQTATLTVNSTIKANGVIVNTAVISGDQLDERPESNTSTVITVVGAGPEVPTVFTDLQVVKTVDKTRANIGDALVYNVTVRNNGPNNATNVFVVDVLPTNQLDIVGQVTVSVGTYNAATGVWTIGALANGQTATLRVNATIKTAGTIVNTAIVRGNEADQQPVNNTSTVITIVGETPGPGTSTDLEAIKTVNRTRASVGDALTYTVTARNNGPNAATGVIIRDVLPLAQINVVGTITPSAGTYNATTGIWTIGNLAAGQSVTMTVNATIKATGTIVNTAIISGNEPDLQPANNTATVVTVVGDGTGNPTTSADLQVVKAVDKTRANVGDALRYTITARNLGPNTATGVKITDVLPVAQIDLVGAVTVSTGTYNATTGIWTIGNLGVGQTETMTVNATIKTTGTIINTAIISGDQVDERPESNTSTVITIVGGGTGNPTEATDLEVVKAVDKTRANVGDALRYDVTIKNNGPSSATGVLVVDVLPLGQLTLVGTPTVSKGTYNVANGVWTVGNLASGETATFTVNSTITTAGTIVNTATIRGNEADQTPGNNSSTVITVVGATGAGVANLGISKSVDKGDVTLGEQVVFTLRATNAGPSDATGVKVTDVLPAGLDYVSASTSVGTVAFNEANRTITWSIGNIARNQADVVLTITAKTSLVGKLRNVAVIDGDQVDPDEDDDDDDAEVCVRPLAPIVNNPTACVGGNATFTFTATGTTQYEVTGLPGVTNPVTVTGGAYTVSIATLSAGSYTITFKAIGSCASSLPSTATLTVSALPGKLGQITASSPTLCVNVAIRYSVTPVTGATSYIWTVPAGWRLTGTTTGNGPFTTTAPEIELIPSTTKGEITVKASNNCGTSEASILAVEPGATPATPVIINESGPCTDLIYRVAGVTGETYTWTVSGDIKFKGTTATSVEGTTVTLEGTSADAKTGTLTVTATNGGACGNAVASVTVDATAPGSLFIPNVFTPNGDGVNDFWVIRNLEKFPDNDLAIYNRWGNEVFKTRGYNNTWQAAGLEEATYFYVLRVRGCNGDEQVYRGPVQVVR; this is translated from the coding sequence ATGAAGAAAATTTTACACCTAATAGCAGCACTGTTTGCTATTTCAATTTCAACGAACGCACAAACTCAGAACGCCCCAGGTTTAGGGGCGGCACAGGAGTTTGCCGTGTTGGCCAGTGGCTCTGTGGTAAACACAGGTAGCACGCTGGTGTATGCAGATTTGGGTACCTCCCCCGGTAACGTGATTCTTGGTTTCCCTCCCGGGATTGTGCTGGGTGAGATTAGACCTGGTGGGGTAGAGCCTGCCGCTGCGCAGGTAGACGCCCGCAAAGCCTATGACTTCCTAGCCACGCTAACCCCCACCAGTAACATGACGGGTCAGCAGTTGGGTAAGGGTTTCTCCAGAACCCCTGAGGCAGTAGCCGGTACCGTATTGGGGCCTGGCGTTTACCGTTTTGACGGTGACGCTCGCCTAAAAGGCCAGTTGCGCCTAGACGGCAAGGGAAATCCTAACGCTGTGTTTGTGATCCAGGTCAACGGAGACTTGATTGTAGATGAGGGCTCAGTTATCTCGGTACAAAACGGCGCGCAACCTAAGAACATCTTCTTTAGAGTAACCGGCAACGTAGTGGTGGGTAACCAAGGATTGGTTGGTACCTCTTCGGCCTTGAAGGGCAACGTGCTGGTTCAAAACAACATAACTTTAAGCAACGGTACCACGCATGAAGGACGTCTTTTGTCTTTGGGTGGCAACGTGGTTTTAAACAACAATACGGTCTTCCTTCCGCTTATTGTAGAGACAGACTTAGCCATTACCAAAACCGCAGACAGATCTGAGGTAGCCGTTGGTGATACCATTACTTATACCATCACCGTAAGAAACCAAGGGCCAGATGACGCTACCGGTGTTCAGGTGGTAGAGACCTTGCCTTCTTCCCTGGCATTTATTGACTATACGTCGTTCCGGGACAATGTGCCGGCTACTTTTGCTTACAATGCCACTACCAGCACCTTCACAATTGGTAACCTTGCCTTTGGCGAGACCGCTACCATTAAATTGAGAGTGCGTGTGTTATCCTCTGGTAACTTGGTGAACCGTGTACGCGTGATTGGCAATGAGCCAGATCCAGATAAAGACGATGATGAAGACGAGGAGCCGGTAGTAGTACCTGGCGTAGTAACCGACCTTCAGACCATTAAGACGGTAGACAAGACCCGCGCCAACGTAGGCGATGCCTTGACCTATACCATTGTGGCCCGTAACAACGGACCAAACGCCGCCACGGGTGTTATCATTAGAGACGTGTTGCCAATTGGTCAAATCAACATCACTGGCCAGACGTCCACCAACGGAACCAACTTGGATATCACTACCGGAGTTTGGACCATCGGGAACTTGGCCAGCGGCCAGTCAGTGACCCTGACCATCAATGCCACAATCACCGGCACTGGTACCATTGTCAACACCGCTATCATTAGAGGAAACCAGGCAGACCAACAGCCTGCCAATAACACCTCAACGGTGGTAACAGTAGTAACCCCAGGCGTTGGGCCGGGTGCCATGGCAGATTTGCAAGTGCAAAAAACGGTAAACAAAACCCGCGCTAGCGTAGGCGATGCCCTAGTCTATACCGTGACGGCTCGCAACCTAGGTCCTGACAACGCAACTGGTGTAACCGTAAGAGATGTGTTGCCGCTTTCTCAGATTGACCTGGTAGGCAATGTGACGGTTTCTACCGGTACGTATAATGCCACTACCGGCATCTGGACCATTGGCAACCTAGCGGTTGGTCAGACGGCTACATTAACCGTTAACAGTACCATTAAAGCCAACGGAGTCATTGTAAACACGGCTGTGATTAGTGGTGATCAATTAGATGAGCGCCCAGAAAGCAATACCTCTACCGTGATTACAGTGGTAGGTGCTGGCCCAGAAGTGCCAACAGTCTTTACAGATTTACAGGTTGTAAAAACAGTAGATAAGACAAGAGCCAACATTGGAGACGCCCTGGTATACAATGTAACGGTTCGTAACAACGGTCCTAACAATGCTACCAATGTATTTGTGGTAGACGTACTGCCAACCAATCAATTGGATATTGTAGGCCAGGTGACGGTATCTGTGGGTACTTACAACGCGGCCACTGGGGTTTGGACTATTGGCGCCTTGGCCAACGGACAGACGGCCACCCTGCGTGTGAATGCTACTATCAAAACCGCTGGTACTATTGTCAACACGGCCATTGTAAGAGGCAATGAGGCAGACCAACAGCCAGTAAACAATACTTCTACCGTGATTACCATTGTAGGTGAGACGCCTGGTCCAGGAACGTCCACTGATTTAGAGGCTATCAAAACGGTAAACAGAACCCGCGCTAGCGTAGGTGATGCTTTGACCTATACAGTAACAGCCCGTAACAACGGACCTAACGCTGCTACAGGAGTCATCATTAGAGATGTGTTGCCATTGGCGCAGATCAACGTGGTGGGTACCATCACACCTTCGGCTGGAACGTACAACGCGACTACTGGTATATGGACCATTGGCAACCTGGCAGCAGGACAGTCAGTGACCATGACCGTGAATGCCACTATCAAAGCCACCGGCACTATTGTAAACACCGCTATCATCTCTGGCAATGAGCCAGACTTGCAACCGGCCAACAATACGGCAACGGTAGTAACCGTGGTAGGAGACGGCACCGGCAACCCAACCACTTCTGCTGACTTGCAGGTGGTAAAAGCCGTTGACAAGACCCGCGCCAACGTAGGTGATGCACTTCGCTACACTATCACAGCGCGTAACTTGGGGCCAAACACTGCCACTGGGGTGAAAATCACAGATGTGTTGCCAGTTGCGCAGATAGACCTAGTTGGCGCCGTAACGGTTTCGACGGGTACCTATAATGCCACTACCGGCATCTGGACCATCGGGAATTTGGGAGTAGGACAGACTGAAACCATGACGGTGAATGCCACCATTAAAACAACTGGTACCATCATCAACACGGCCATCATTTCTGGTGACCAGGTAGATGAACGTCCAGAAAGCAATACCTCTACCGTAATTACCATTGTAGGTGGCGGAACGGGTAACCCAACCGAAGCCACTGACCTAGAAGTAGTGAAAGCCGTTGACAAAACCCGCGCCAACGTGGGTGATGCGCTACGCTATGATGTAACCATCAAGAACAATGGGCCTAGCAGTGCTACTGGCGTATTAGTAGTAGATGTGTTGCCATTGGGTCAATTAACTTTAGTAGGGACTCCAACCGTGAGCAAGGGTACCTACAATGTGGCCAATGGTGTTTGGACGGTAGGAAATCTAGCCAGCGGCGAGACTGCCACCTTTACGGTAAACTCTACCATCACAACAGCTGGTACTATCGTGAACACGGCCACCATCAGGGGCAATGAGGCAGACCAAACGCCTGGCAACAACAGCTCTACCGTGATTACCGTGGTAGGTGCCACAGGTGCAGGCGTAGCCAACTTAGGCATCTCTAAATCAGTGGACAAAGGAGACGTGACGTTAGGGGAGCAAGTAGTGTTTACCCTACGTGCCACCAACGCTGGTCCTAGTGACGCCACTGGCGTGAAAGTAACAGATGTGCTGCCAGCAGGACTTGACTATGTGAGCGCTTCTACTTCTGTAGGAACTGTTGCCTTCAATGAAGCTAATAGAACCATCACATGGTCAATAGGAAACATTGCAAGAAACCAGGCAGATGTCGTTCTTACTATTACCGCAAAAACCTCATTGGTGGGTAAATTGAGAAACGTAGCCGTGATTGACGGAGATCAAGTGGATCCAGATGAAGATGATGACGATGATGACGCAGAAGTGTGTGTGCGTCCATTGGCACCAATCGTGAACAATCCTACCGCTTGTGTGGGCGGTAACGCTACCTTCACCTTCACGGCCACTGGAACTACACAGTATGAGGTAACTGGACTTCCTGGAGTGACCAATCCAGTGACAGTAACGGGTGGTGCTTATACAGTGTCAATTGCAACTCTAAGTGCTGGTAGTTACACGATAACCTTTAAAGCAATAGGTAGTTGCGCGAGCAGCTTGCCATCTACTGCCACGTTGACGGTAAGTGCGCTTCCTGGTAAGCTTGGTCAGATCACGGCTTCTAGCCCAACGCTTTGCGTAAATGTAGCCATCAGATACAGCGTGACGCCAGTAACTGGAGCCACCAGCTACATCTGGACAGTGCCAGCCGGCTGGAGATTAACTGGAACCACCACGGGCAACGGTCCTTTCACTACCACAGCGCCTGAGATTGAATTGATCCCAAGCACTACTAAAGGAGAAATCACCGTGAAAGCGTCTAATAACTGTGGAACCAGCGAGGCTTCTATCCTAGCGGTAGAGCCAGGTGCTACGCCAGCCACCCCGGTGATTATAAACGAGAGCGGTCCATGTACTGATTTGATCTACAGAGTGGCTGGAGTTACAGGAGAAACTTATACCTGGACTGTCTCTGGAGACATTAAGTTCAAAGGTACAACTGCTACTTCTGTGGAAGGTACAACGGTAACGCTTGAAGGTACTAGTGCTGACGCTAAAACCGGAACGCTTACGGTAACTGCTACTAACGGAGGCGCCTGTGGCAATGCAGTAGCTTCAGTGACAGTAGATGCCACGGCTCCAGGAAGCCTCTTCATCCCGAACGTGTTCACTCCAAAC